A stretch of Roseovarius sp. M141 DNA encodes these proteins:
- a CDS encoding HEAT repeat domain-containing protein — protein MAPRFHRLLALTGLLALADPSAAGEIYTFTYRATLSIAGTEISGGFRVEGALEIEQAAFALSQLTCTDAVGGAPGPQMRAACDEIAGTVGWAFLDDGALASVRLPSGISAGGGTLLSGLAAMVPFIVRESSDWTTIEPDTVGLARAHYRRNGSTISRRKDQYLMIASNGALRAVRPGEAGLVSHSEARLDEGRIVFQQTDETISRQASGSNIPDAEARSHMTMTWREHRPEHLSPTAGASQRLFDPPTEDARRHAAAMAILGGRDLADLRATLADGTLNDTKKRQALIALRSLLSIDHKAAEDLAATCTSGGEQTCAIYIHALGQAGTDAAQTALRRLFHDLAGDGTLGAAKLRREVVRALGTRLAGRMTPATRTFLVDHIDDTLVGTQAAYGLGAEAYRRRGTLDGHRALAPLLSRWSGDRVRWFNALGNAGAPEAVDEIAAAIANGDPAAVAAIRALRRMPQTGAVDAAFLAALSAKRTGLRRAALDSLASRSLRGDLMDRIAEIAVGDTQEASMARELLRDAAKAK, from the coding sequence GTGGCACCCCGGTTCCATAGATTACTGGCCCTAACAGGCCTGCTGGCGCTTGCCGATCCCTCGGCAGCGGGTGAGATTTATACATTCACCTACCGGGCGACGTTGTCGATTGCGGGCACCGAAATTTCCGGCGGCTTTCGCGTGGAGGGCGCGCTTGAAATCGAGCAAGCCGCATTCGCTTTGTCGCAACTGACTTGCACAGATGCCGTGGGCGGCGCTCCGGGTCCGCAGATGCGGGCGGCCTGTGACGAGATCGCAGGCACAGTGGGCTGGGCATTCCTTGACGATGGTGCGCTGGCCTCGGTCCGGCTGCCCAGCGGGATTTCAGCGGGGGGCGGAACGCTCCTTTCGGGGCTCGCGGCGATGGTACCATTTATCGTGCGGGAATCATCGGATTGGACCACGATCGAGCCCGATACGGTCGGTCTCGCGCGGGCACATTACCGGCGAAACGGATCGACTATATCCCGGCGAAAGGATCAATATCTGATGATCGCCAGCAACGGGGCCTTGCGTGCTGTGCGGCCCGGTGAGGCGGGTCTGGTGTCGCACAGCGAGGCGAGGCTCGACGAGGGCCGCATCGTCTTTCAACAGACCGACGAGACTATATCGCGCCAAGCGTCGGGTTCGAACATACCTGACGCCGAGGCCCGGTCGCACATGACAATGACATGGCGCGAACACCGACCCGAGCATCTGTCACCGACGGCGGGCGCCTCGCAGCGCCTCTTTGATCCACCGACAGAGGACGCGCGGCGTCATGCGGCGGCCATGGCAATTCTCGGCGGACGGGATCTGGCCGATCTACGTGCGACGCTCGCCGACGGAACCCTGAACGATACAAAAAAACGGCAGGCGCTCATCGCCTTGCGGTCGTTGCTTTCAATCGATCACAAGGCCGCAGAGGATCTGGCCGCTACCTGCACGTCAGGCGGGGAGCAGACCTGCGCAATCTATATCCATGCGCTTGGACAGGCGGGCACGGACGCGGCGCAGACCGCGCTTCGACGTCTTTTTCATGACCTGGCGGGCGATGGTACGCTCGGTGCGGCCAAACTGCGGCGCGAGGTCGTGCGCGCGCTGGGCACGCGGCTTGCAGGTAGGATGACCCCCGCAACGCGCACCTTTCTCGTAGACCATATCGACGACACGCTGGTCGGCACCCAGGCAGCATATGGTCTGGGCGCGGAGGCCTATCGCAGGCGCGGCACTCTGGACGGGCACCGGGCGCTGGCCCCCTTGCTGTCGCGGTGGTCAGGAGATCGCGTCCGCTGGTTTAACGCGCTGGGCAATGCCGGTGCCCCCGAAGCGGTCGATGAAATCGCCGCGGCCATCGCAAACGGCGATCCTGCTGCAGTCGCGGCCATTCGAGCATTGCGCCGGATGCCGCAGACGGGCGCGGTCGACGCTGCGTTTCTTGCGGCGTTGTCGGCAAAGCGCACGGGTCTTCGCAGAGCCGCCCTGGACAGCCTCGCTTCCCGTTCTCTTCGCGGTGACCTTATGGACCGGATCGCAGAAATTGCCGTGGGCGACACGCAAGAGGCGTCGATGGCACGTGAACTGCTCCGCGACGCGGCCAAGGCGAAATAA
- a CDS encoding CARDB domain-containing protein translates to MFKQIFTHCFLTVPATLCMLASPASAQSADSAADTAVYPIQFLCGPSVEGFQEGVVRGVHATSILLFNPAPARTVAFSKNVARALPFQTAGTVGDPARDRIGPQQAIGIECDELRMMLPASMTTQFRTGILHVVANGDLVVTVTYSSRPHDGDVSTIDVETVEAQRIKTPPSEPEELPDLVVRSINSINVRCPTGTGSCVTTARISLANIGAGDAGAFTTRVLLDPSQSVAVTLDQPGGLAAGATVKVPLTSPPGGNCFDPNCQICATVDAPPMVIESDETNNMLCVERQE, encoded by the coding sequence ATGTTCAAACAGATTTTCACACATTGCTTTCTGACCGTTCCCGCAACGCTTTGTATGTTGGCCTCACCGGCCTCTGCTCAATCGGCTGACAGCGCGGCTGACACGGCCGTCTATCCTATACAATTCCTCTGTGGTCCCTCGGTCGAAGGCTTTCAGGAGGGGGTGGTGCGTGGTGTCCACGCCACGTCGATCCTGCTGTTCAATCCGGCGCCTGCACGGACCGTCGCGTTCTCCAAGAATGTGGCCAGAGCACTGCCGTTTCAGACAGCTGGCACGGTTGGCGATCCGGCAAGGGACAGAATAGGCCCGCAGCAGGCGATCGGTATCGAATGCGATGAATTGCGGATGATGCTGCCGGCCTCCATGACGACTCAGTTTCGGACCGGCATCCTGCACGTCGTCGCGAACGGCGATCTTGTCGTCACCGTGACCTATTCCTCGCGCCCGCATGATGGCGACGTGTCGACGATCGACGTCGAGACAGTCGAGGCGCAGCGGATTAAAACCCCTCCATCCGAACCGGAGGAGCTACCGGATCTTGTGGTGCGCTCGATCAACTCCATCAATGTTCGTTGCCCGACCGGAACAGGAAGCTGCGTGACGACCGCACGTATCAGTCTGGCCAATATCGGCGCCGGGGATGCTGGCGCATTCACGACCCGGGTGTTGCTGGACCCCTCGCAATCGGTTGCTGTTACGCTGGATCAACCCGGCGGTCTGGCGGCGGGCGCCACGGTGAAGGTGCCGCTTACGTCACCTCCGGGCGGAAATTGCTTTGACCCCAATTGCCAGATCTGCGCCACCGTCGACGCGCCCCCGATGGTGATCGAAAGCGACGAGACCAACAACATGCTTTGCGTTGAGCGTCAGGAGTAG